The following proteins are encoded in a genomic region of Nocardioides sp. cx-173:
- a CDS encoding WXG100 family type VII secretion target, translating into MSENSNEFGQGEGVLTRAAGMVADARVDFNNISRQLTDQISSVQGRWGGQGATAFFALQQAWTEKQQVIVDALNEFENSLGVTERDNISTDETQGSNFANLTHKLG; encoded by the coding sequence ATGTCGGAAAACTCCAACGAGTTCGGCCAAGGCGAAGGTGTACTCACCCGCGCCGCTGGAATGGTGGCCGACGCCCGGGTCGACTTCAACAACATCAGCCGGCAGCTGACCGACCAGATCTCCTCGGTCCAGGGCCGCTGGGGTGGCCAGGGTGCCACGGCGTTCTTCGCCCTGCAGCAGGCCTGGACGGAGAAGCAGCAGGTCATCGTCGACGCACTCAACGAGTTCGAGAACTCCCTCGGGGTCACCGAGCGCGACAACATCAGCACCGACGAGACGCAGGGCTCCAACTTCGCCAACCTCACCCACAAGCTCGGCTGA
- a CDS encoding WXG100 family type VII secretion target, which translates to MNLDGIRVNHGAVDQAAADMYQKVKDIDDRMNRLESELEPLRSQWIGQAQSQYTVSKAKWDMAIQEMRDLLDKSSQTVYQSNAEYAAADKRGAAQFEI; encoded by the coding sequence ATGAACCTCGACGGAATCCGCGTCAACCACGGTGCGGTCGACCAGGCCGCAGCCGACATGTACCAGAAGGTCAAGGACATCGACGACCGCATGAACCGTCTGGAGTCCGAGCTCGAGCCGCTGCGCAGCCAGTGGATCGGTCAGGCCCAGTCCCAGTACACGGTCTCGAAGGCCAAGTGGGACATGGCGATCCAGGAGATGCGCGACCTGCTCGACAAGAGCAGCCAGACGGTCTACCAGTCCAACGCCGAGTACGCCGCCGCCGACAAGCGCGGTGCCGCGCAGTTCGAGATCTGA
- the eccD gene encoding type VII secretion integral membrane protein EccD produces MSQATAGASGLVRVTVTSGTRRVDLVLPGAVPVAELVPELARSVGLLDASTVYGGYRLVTSEGRRLAPDSGLTLQGIEDGVTLTVTAGIDEAPPRVYDDVVEAMTDVVERDLKPWEPASGRRAALTAAGLLMALGAVALLIQREKTLASVAAVTVAVALTAGAIVLSRAQREREAAVAVAWMAAGYAALAGLMLAPDGELFDYPVAYAGAGALLAGVVCLVGLGEGRPLVLPPVVAGAVYVAAGLLLHAIDGLDAAVLLTVVLTVVVMIGSIFPWLALGVTGTTVDQLYSDADITADPTDVDPARVGADARVAHEILIAISGTVGLLLVTIAPLAVSLGLFGTLLAVDASLVVMLRTRQYRTGSEVLVGLASGIAGLVSTAVSMLVLYPDWHPVAAVVLAASGAVLLAATLVPGTPSVRRGRFGDIVESIALLALLPLLVLAVGIFDFAQSVG; encoded by the coding sequence ATGAGCCAGGCCACCGCCGGAGCCTCGGGACTGGTGCGGGTGACGGTGACGTCGGGGACGCGCCGCGTCGACCTGGTGCTGCCGGGTGCCGTCCCGGTGGCCGAGCTCGTCCCGGAGCTGGCCCGCAGCGTCGGACTGCTCGACGCCAGCACCGTCTACGGCGGCTACCGCCTCGTCACCTCCGAGGGGCGCCGGCTCGCCCCCGACTCCGGCCTGACCCTGCAGGGCATCGAGGACGGCGTGACGCTGACCGTGACCGCGGGCATCGACGAGGCGCCGCCCCGGGTCTACGACGACGTCGTCGAGGCCATGACCGACGTGGTCGAGCGCGACCTCAAGCCCTGGGAGCCGGCGTCCGGCCGACGCGCGGCGCTCACGGCGGCCGGCCTGCTGATGGCCCTCGGCGCCGTCGCCCTGCTGATCCAGCGCGAGAAGACCCTGGCCTCCGTCGCGGCGGTGACCGTGGCCGTCGCCCTCACCGCGGGCGCGATCGTGCTGTCGCGAGCCCAGCGTGAGCGCGAGGCCGCCGTGGCCGTGGCCTGGATGGCGGCCGGGTACGCCGCGCTCGCCGGGCTGATGCTGGCCCCGGACGGTGAGCTCTTCGACTACCCCGTCGCCTACGCCGGAGCCGGAGCGCTGCTCGCCGGCGTCGTCTGCCTCGTGGGTCTCGGCGAGGGCCGGCCCCTGGTCCTGCCGCCAGTCGTCGCGGGCGCGGTCTACGTGGCGGCGGGGCTCCTGCTGCACGCGATCGACGGCCTCGACGCCGCCGTCCTGCTGACGGTCGTCCTGACCGTGGTCGTGATGATCGGCAGCATCTTCCCGTGGCTGGCGCTCGGCGTCACCGGGACCACCGTCGACCAGCTCTACTCCGACGCCGACATCACCGCCGACCCGACCGACGTCGACCCGGCCCGCGTCGGCGCCGACGCGAGGGTGGCCCACGAGATCCTGATCGCGATCTCCGGGACCGTCGGGCTGCTGCTGGTGACGATCGCTCCGCTCGCGGTGTCACTGGGGCTCTTCGGCACCCTGCTGGCCGTCGACGCCTCCCTGGTCGTCATGCTCCGCACCCGCCAGTACCGCACGGGCTCCGAGGTCCTCGTGGGCCTGGCCTCCGGCATCGCGGGGCTGGTCTCGACGGCCGTGTCGATGCTGGTGCTCTACCCCGACTGGCACCCGGTGGCGGCCGTGGTGCTCGCCGCGTCGGGCGCGGTGCTCCTCGCCGCCACGCTGGTGCCGGGCACGCCGTCGGTGCGTCGGGGCCGCTTCGGCGACATCGTCGAGAGCATCGCGCTGCTGGCCCTGCTCCCGCTCCTGGTCCTGGCGGTCGGCATCTTCGACTTCGCCCAGTCGGTCGGCTAG
- a CDS encoding type VII secretion protein EccB: MATKKDLVEAYSFSRRRLVTAFVSGAPGGREVEPTKPGRTIVGGLALAILLLAGAAIAGVLKPNVDVDWEQPGFVLSKEKGAAYVILEPDEEGNARVRPVINVTSAQLILGEDIEPEVVPQEEIDTQTPGADIGILGAPVTVPDTGHLVESGWTACTGDGLGIKLDVRTRPDASPVASGGVVVRAGKAVHVIAESVPEDGDEPTARRFELPRTPGMDILLGALGLEKSGSAAKVPSDWLDLFPRGGALAAESLGLDGFGTPSAAAGKGGLPADANVGDYYEIEGVLYVLTKEGPAQFTAFPSAVFLNVDFPQPPKDLGLEEPPDLLLEDPPYQAAGWPDELPTVASAECAQLLPQEGEKPRVLLADGPGSDASAEDVEHKSREVTVEAGQGAYVLSGGWDATDVGEPFVVDSKGFSYALLGTDAVENLGYAGYDAPVVPESWLELFESGVALSVNAALCPPSRPDAPAQEAATEEAATEESAEEGRSCE, encoded by the coding sequence ATGGCCACCAAGAAGGACCTCGTCGAGGCCTACTCGTTCAGCCGGCGCCGGCTCGTCACGGCGTTCGTCTCCGGTGCGCCCGGAGGTCGGGAGGTCGAGCCCACCAAGCCCGGGCGCACGATCGTCGGCGGCCTGGCCCTGGCGATCCTGCTCCTGGCCGGTGCGGCGATCGCGGGAGTCCTGAAGCCCAACGTCGACGTCGACTGGGAGCAGCCCGGCTTCGTCCTCTCCAAGGAGAAGGGCGCCGCCTACGTCATCCTCGAGCCGGACGAGGAGGGCAACGCGCGGGTGCGCCCGGTCATCAACGTCACCTCGGCGCAGCTGATCCTCGGCGAGGACATCGAGCCCGAGGTCGTGCCGCAGGAGGAGATCGACACCCAGACGCCGGGCGCCGACATCGGGATCCTCGGCGCGCCGGTCACGGTCCCCGACACCGGCCACCTCGTCGAGAGCGGCTGGACCGCGTGCACCGGCGACGGGCTCGGGATCAAGCTCGACGTCCGCACCCGGCCCGACGCGTCGCCCGTCGCCTCGGGGGGCGTCGTCGTCCGGGCCGGCAAGGCGGTCCACGTCATCGCCGAGTCCGTCCCCGAGGACGGCGACGAGCCGACCGCCCGCCGCTTCGAGCTGCCTCGGACCCCGGGGATGGACATCCTGCTCGGCGCCCTGGGCCTGGAGAAGTCCGGCTCGGCCGCCAAGGTCCCGAGCGACTGGCTCGACCTCTTCCCGCGCGGTGGGGCCCTCGCGGCCGAGAGCCTCGGCCTCGACGGCTTCGGCACCCCCTCGGCCGCCGCCGGCAAGGGCGGGCTGCCGGCCGACGCCAACGTGGGCGACTACTACGAGATCGAGGGCGTCCTCTACGTGCTCACGAAGGAGGGTCCGGCCCAGTTCACGGCGTTCCCGAGCGCGGTGTTCCTCAACGTCGACTTCCCCCAGCCGCCAAAGGACCTGGGGCTCGAGGAGCCGCCGGACCTGTTGCTGGAGGACCCGCCGTACCAGGCGGCCGGATGGCCCGATGAGCTGCCCACCGTGGCGAGCGCGGAGTGCGCCCAGCTCCTGCCTCAGGAGGGTGAGAAGCCGCGGGTGCTGCTGGCGGACGGGCCGGGCAGCGACGCGAGCGCCGAGGACGTGGAGCACAAGAGCCGCGAGGTGACGGTCGAGGCCGGGCAGGGCGCCTACGTCCTCTCGGGCGGCTGGGACGCGACGGACGTCGGCGAGCCGTTCGTGGTGGACTCGAAGGGCTTCAGCTACGCCCTGCTGGGCACCGATGCGGTGGAGAACCTCGGGTACGCCGGCTACGACGCACCGGTCGTTCCGGAGAGCTGGCTGGAGCTGTTCGAGTCCGGCGTGGCGCTCTCGGTCAACGCCGCCCTGTGCCCGCCGTCGCGCCCCGACGCCCCGGCACAGGAGGCGGCGACGGAGGAGGCGGCGACGGAGGAGTCGGCCGAGGAGGGCCGCTCGTGCGAGTGA
- a CDS encoding S8 family serine peptidase: MRVSGVLRGGLAAGLALGVLAVASAPAYAEDQDCSSINAEVTDTVEATSPSSPAQLMQVAQAQRLAARSGSGPGQGVTVAVLDSGVAPSTRLNPIVPAPSSGRSPELLDYQGTAIAGLIAGRGEPDKPIGIAPEATIMDVRVYDRREAQDPAAEAEPSLDLLIQGLRHVAGLPRGRVGVVNVSLALPAREELGDALRAVLDDLAAKDVVVVVATGDRPEESDALYSEFGYAERDGEDEGSPPPGEDAGGAIWPAAAPHVVAVNATATALVEDEVVVGDAADSVLRSSDTDLAAPSSGAVSLGMDGRSTCVLGEVSSEYAAAEVSGVVALLRSAFPDDTAAQVVARLTRTATGSPQTRNVLTGHGIVQPVEALTRPLRPGKKGQLPATTIDDRGDERATAPREQPDVLASTKRNAVWWGLLAGGALIVATMLRPVLARRRE; this comes from the coding sequence GTGCGAGTGAGCGGCGTCCTGCGGGGCGGGCTCGCGGCCGGGCTCGCGCTCGGCGTGCTCGCCGTCGCGTCCGCTCCGGCGTACGCGGAGGACCAGGACTGCTCGAGCATCAACGCGGAGGTGACCGACACCGTCGAGGCGACCTCGCCGAGCTCGCCCGCGCAGCTGATGCAGGTCGCGCAGGCACAGCGACTGGCCGCGCGCTCCGGCAGCGGGCCGGGCCAGGGCGTGACGGTCGCCGTCCTCGACTCGGGGGTCGCCCCGTCCACCCGGCTGAACCCGATCGTGCCGGCGCCCTCGTCCGGGCGCAGCCCGGAGCTCCTGGACTACCAGGGCACCGCCATCGCCGGCCTGATCGCCGGACGTGGGGAGCCCGACAAGCCGATCGGCATCGCTCCGGAGGCCACGATCATGGACGTGCGGGTCTACGACCGCCGCGAGGCCCAGGACCCCGCCGCCGAGGCCGAGCCCAGCCTCGACCTGTTGATCCAGGGACTGCGCCACGTCGCCGGCCTGCCCCGGGGCCGGGTCGGCGTCGTGAACGTGTCGCTGGCCCTGCCGGCACGCGAGGAGCTGGGCGACGCGCTGCGCGCCGTGCTCGACGACCTCGCCGCCAAGGACGTCGTGGTCGTCGTGGCCACGGGCGACCGGCCCGAGGAGTCCGACGCCCTCTACTCCGAGTTCGGCTACGCCGAGCGCGACGGCGAGGACGAGGGATCGCCTCCCCCCGGCGAGGACGCGGGGGGTGCGATCTGGCCGGCCGCCGCCCCGCACGTCGTCGCGGTCAACGCGACCGCGACCGCGCTCGTGGAGGACGAGGTGGTGGTCGGCGACGCCGCGGACAGCGTGCTGCGCAGCTCCGACACGGACCTCGCCGCACCCTCGAGCGGTGCGGTGTCGCTCGGCATGGACGGGCGCAGCACCTGCGTGCTCGGCGAGGTGTCCAGCGAGTACGCCGCCGCGGAGGTCTCGGGCGTCGTCGCCCTGCTGCGCTCCGCCTTCCCGGACGACACGGCCGCGCAGGTCGTGGCCCGGCTGACCCGCACGGCGACCGGCTCTCCGCAGACGAGGAACGTGCTCACCGGCCACGGGATCGTGCAACCGGTCGAGGCCCTCACCCGGCCGCTGCGGCCGGGGAAGAAGGGCCAGCTGCCCGCCACCACGATCGACGACCGGGGCGACGAGCGCGCCACGGCTCCCCGCGAGCAGCCCGACGTACTGGCCAGCACGAAGCGCAACGCGGTCTGGTGGGGGCTGCTCGCCGGCGGCGCCCTCATCGTCGCGACCATGCTCCGGCCGGTGCTGGCCAGACGCCGCGAGTGA
- a CDS encoding metallophosphoesterase, with protein sequence MEDEGVAPEDSAGRRVARVAVRALVSVLLAGLVGSPLAVAWALTHTQVESHIGTSPTTFSLTTRGHSELRLGIAGTVFVPESRGGVGVVATVEGPGDPGAGSGDLAAYVRPEMLALYTGLFHDPAAAVQEYVDLVEQEFRHQLLVALAVVAGGGGALLLALSRVLPVRPAATRGKRLGRGAAVLVLALATSGAGAWLQLSTSETGTAGVDGRYALPALDGSLAEGSTTNSPVLRALLGGAVAKAKVLVERQEESVAAYREQAQDSLDDQADAIEGPEDGELAVLMQSDMHCNATMIALQSRVASLVREEHGDDALRMLAIAGDLTTNGTAAEGTCIRDEAAIGGDLPVVAITGNHETELSAQQMADAGMTVLDGDAEDVADVRVLGDGDPSRTELFGGSSLRGDETQQDQGARLHDEATNGDRPDLVLMHEGYAAAAFLGVDDVRAFFEEPSSLVDPVEDDVRDLPAGAVFYSHWHRDIEPRVVWNSDGTWTFVMELNTSGGAVAASTINNFSTPWSPPQQEASFPVVFMDAETRLVTGYQLYRFLVDGTAVVEPRADVGAG encoded by the coding sequence GTGGAGGACGAGGGCGTGGCGCCGGAGGACAGTGCCGGGCGGCGGGTCGCCCGCGTCGCCGTGCGCGCGCTGGTCTCGGTGCTCCTGGCCGGGCTCGTCGGGTCGCCGCTGGCCGTCGCGTGGGCGCTCACCCACACGCAGGTCGAGTCGCACATCGGCACCTCCCCGACGACGTTCTCCCTGACGACCCGTGGCCACAGCGAGCTGCGCCTCGGCATCGCCGGGACCGTCTTCGTGCCCGAGTCCCGAGGCGGCGTGGGGGTCGTGGCGACCGTGGAGGGCCCGGGCGACCCAGGGGCCGGGAGCGGCGACCTGGCGGCGTACGTCCGTCCCGAGATGCTCGCCCTCTACACCGGCCTCTTCCACGACCCGGCGGCCGCGGTGCAGGAGTACGTCGACCTGGTGGAGCAGGAGTTCCGCCACCAGCTGCTCGTGGCGCTGGCCGTCGTCGCCGGCGGCGGCGGGGCACTGCTGCTGGCGCTCAGCCGGGTCCTGCCCGTGCGCCCCGCAGCGACCCGCGGCAAGCGGCTCGGCCGCGGCGCGGCGGTGCTGGTCCTCGCGCTGGCGACGAGCGGCGCCGGGGCGTGGCTCCAGCTCAGCACCTCCGAGACGGGGACGGCCGGCGTGGACGGTCGCTACGCGCTCCCCGCCCTCGACGGGTCGCTGGCCGAGGGGAGCACGACCAACAGCCCGGTGCTTCGCGCGCTCCTCGGCGGTGCCGTGGCCAAGGCGAAGGTCCTGGTCGAGCGGCAGGAGGAGAGCGTCGCGGCCTACCGCGAGCAGGCCCAGGACTCCCTGGACGACCAGGCCGATGCGATCGAGGGGCCCGAGGACGGCGAGCTGGCCGTGCTGATGCAGTCCGACATGCACTGCAACGCCACGATGATCGCGCTCCAGTCACGCGTGGCGTCCCTCGTACGTGAGGAGCACGGCGACGACGCGCTGCGGATGCTGGCCATCGCCGGCGACCTCACGACCAACGGCACGGCCGCGGAGGGCACCTGCATCCGGGACGAGGCTGCGATCGGCGGGGACCTGCCGGTCGTGGCGATCACCGGCAACCACGAGACCGAGCTGAGCGCGCAGCAGATGGCCGACGCCGGCATGACCGTCCTCGACGGCGACGCCGAGGACGTGGCGGACGTCCGCGTCCTCGGCGACGGCGACCCCAGCCGCACCGAGCTGTTCGGCGGCTCGTCCCTGCGCGGGGACGAGACGCAGCAGGACCAGGGCGCCCGGCTCCACGACGAGGCCACGAACGGCGACCGGCCCGACCTGGTCCTCATGCACGAGGGGTACGCCGCCGCGGCGTTCCTCGGCGTCGACGACGTCCGCGCGTTCTTCGAGGAGCCGAGCTCGCTGGTCGACCCGGTCGAGGACGACGTGCGCGACCTGCCGGCGGGCGCGGTGTTCTACAGCCACTGGCACCGCGACATCGAGCCGCGCGTGGTGTGGAACTCCGATGGCACCTGGACCTTCGTGATGGAGCTCAACACCTCCGGCGGGGCCGTGGCGGCCTCGACGATCAACAACTTCTCGACCCCGTGGTCGCCGCCCCAGCAGGAGGCGTCGTTCCCGGTCGTCTTCATGGACGCCGAGACCCGCCTCGTGACGGGCTACCAGCTCTACCGCTTCCTGGTCGACGGCACGGCCGTGGTCGAGCCCCGCGCGGACGTCGGCGCCGGCTGA
- a CDS encoding DNA polymerase III subunit gamma and tau: MESPLALYRRYRPETFQEVIGQEHVTEPLRAALANNRVNHAYLFSGPRGCGKTTSARILARALNCELAPVADPCGECDSCRDLARGGPGSIDVIEIDAASHGGVDDARDLREKAFFAPVRSRYKVYIIDEAHMVTTQGFNALLKLVEEPPPHLRFIFATTEPDKVIPTIRSRTHHYPFRLIPPRLLSTYLTELCAQEGVSIEPAALPLVVRAGAGSARDTLSVLDQLLGGAGEQGVTYALASGLLGYTPDTLLDEVVDAFAAGDGSAVFGVVDKVIETGQDPRRFTEDLLRRLRDLVIVSAVPDAPASGLIDVSEDQGERLVAQAARFGAAELTRAADLVATGLTEMRGATAPRLLLELICARVLLPRADHSTDGVLARLDRLERRAAISGTPSAEAAAPPAPAQDRPAQARPAPREPAPAPPAPPATLAPAPVPVTATSPAPARPVEVFPVRPPAAPEPAAPLARTAPTAAAPEPEAATVGSSTLSLVDVRRLWPDIVEATKQRRRVTWIHLTQHAQVVAVDARTLTLGFSNAGARESFDNGGSAEIVRQAAIDVVGADWKVETIVDPGASADAAPPPAAVPAAPEPVRPDPPVARDEVEAPPAWMSDDEAAPARPGPEAVNAAREAIKSTRPAGGEADRGSNLAEADADARPDDLDADHDELGGADLLARELGAQVIEEIPHS, from the coding sequence GTGGAGTCCCCCCTGGCGCTGTACCGCCGCTACCGCCCCGAGACCTTCCAGGAGGTCATCGGGCAGGAGCACGTGACCGAGCCGTTGCGGGCGGCGCTGGCCAACAACCGGGTCAACCACGCCTACCTCTTCTCCGGTCCGCGCGGCTGCGGCAAGACCACCTCGGCCCGCATCCTGGCCCGGGCGCTCAACTGCGAGCTGGCGCCCGTCGCCGACCCGTGCGGCGAGTGCGACAGCTGCCGGGACCTCGCGCGCGGCGGCCCGGGCTCGATCGACGTCATCGAGATCGACGCCGCCTCCCACGGCGGCGTCGACGACGCCCGCGACCTGCGGGAGAAGGCGTTCTTCGCGCCGGTGCGCAGCCGCTACAAGGTCTACATCATCGACGAGGCGCACATGGTGACGACGCAGGGCTTCAACGCCCTGCTCAAGCTGGTGGAGGAGCCGCCCCCGCACCTGCGGTTCATCTTCGCGACCACCGAGCCCGACAAGGTGATCCCGACGATCCGCTCGCGCACGCACCACTACCCGTTCCGGCTGATCCCGCCGCGGCTGCTGTCGACGTACCTCACCGAGCTCTGCGCCCAGGAGGGCGTCAGCATCGAGCCCGCCGCCCTGCCGCTGGTCGTGCGCGCCGGTGCCGGCTCCGCACGCGACACCCTCTCCGTGCTCGACCAGCTGTTGGGCGGGGCGGGCGAGCAGGGCGTGACCTACGCGCTGGCCAGCGGGCTGCTCGGCTACACGCCGGACACGCTGCTGGACGAGGTGGTCGACGCGTTCGCCGCCGGCGACGGGTCCGCGGTCTTCGGGGTGGTCGACAAGGTGATCGAGACCGGGCAGGACCCGCGCCGCTTCACCGAGGACCTGCTGCGCCGGCTGCGCGACCTGGTCATCGTCTCGGCGGTGCCCGACGCCCCCGCGAGCGGCCTGATCGACGTCTCCGAGGACCAGGGCGAGCGCCTGGTCGCGCAGGCGGCGCGCTTCGGCGCCGCCGAGCTGACGCGCGCGGCCGACCTGGTGGCGACCGGGCTGACCGAGATGCGCGGGGCCACCGCGCCGCGGCTGCTGCTCGAGCTCATCTGCGCCCGGGTGCTGTTGCCCAGGGCCGACCACTCCACCGACGGCGTCCTGGCCCGCCTCGACCGGCTCGAGCGCCGTGCGGCCATCAGCGGCACGCCGTCCGCCGAGGCCGCGGCGCCGCCGGCCCCCGCCCAGGACCGCCCCGCCCAGGCGCGACCGGCCCCCCGCGAGCCGGCGCCGGCACCCCCTGCGCCCCCGGCGACCCTGGCGCCCGCTCCGGTCCCGGTGACAGCCACGTCGCCGGCCCCGGCCCGACCGGTCGAGGTGTTCCCGGTGCGCCCGCCCGCCGCTCCCGAGCCGGCGGCCCCGTTGGCGCGGACCGCGCCGACGGCGGCTGCGCCCGAGCCCGAGGCCGCCACGGTCGGCTCGAGCACGCTCTCCCTGGTCGACGTACGCCGGCTGTGGCCCGACATCGTCGAGGCCACCAAGCAGCGCCGGCGGGTCACCTGGATCCACCTGACCCAGCACGCGCAGGTGGTGGCCGTCGACGCCCGCACCTTGACGCTGGGCTTCTCCAACGCCGGGGCCCGCGAGTCGTTCGACAACGGCGGCAGCGCCGAGATCGTCCGCCAGGCCGCGATCGACGTGGTCGGCGCCGACTGGAAGGTCGAGACGATCGTCGACCCCGGGGCCAGCGCGGACGCCGCGCCGCCGCCCGCCGCCGTCCCGGCCGCGCCGGAGCCGGTGCGCCCGGACCCGCCGGTGGCCCGCGACGAGGTGGAGGCGCCGCCCGCCTGGATGAGCGACGACGAGGCCGCCCCGGCACGGCCCGGCCCCGAGGCGGTCAACGCGGCCCGCGAGGCCATCAAGTCCACCCGGCCCGCAGGCGGGGAGGCCGACCGCGGGTCGAACCTCGCGGAGGCCGACGCGGACGCCCGCCCCGACGACCTCGACGCCGACCACGACGAGCTCGGGGGTGCCGACCTGCTGGCGCGCGAGCTCGGCGCCCAGGTGATCGAGGAGATCCCCCACTCATGA
- a CDS encoding YbaB/EbfC family nucleoid-associated protein, translated as MTQNPFDALGGGGFDMNALLQQAQQMQEQLQSAQQRLADTVVDGTVAGGAVTVKVSGVGELVGVEIKAGGFDGSDADDLTDLGDMIVAAYRDAKSQVDALAAEALGPLAEGGGLPGMPSSGQLGF; from the coding sequence ATGACCCAGAACCCCTTCGACGCACTGGGGGGCGGTGGCTTCGACATGAACGCCCTCCTCCAGCAGGCCCAGCAGATGCAGGAGCAGCTCCAGTCCGCGCAGCAGCGCCTCGCCGACACGGTCGTCGACGGCACCGTCGCCGGCGGTGCCGTGACCGTCAAGGTCAGCGGCGTCGGCGAGCTCGTCGGTGTCGAGATCAAGGCCGGCGGGTTCGACGGCAGCGACGCCGACGACCTGACGGACCTCGGCGACATGATCGTCGCCGCCTACCGCGACGCCAAGTCGCAGGTCGACGCGCTGGCCGCCGAGGCCCTCGGACCGCTCGCCGAGGGTGGCGGCCTCCCCGGCATGCCGTCCTCGGGACAGCTCGGGTTCTGA
- the recR gene encoding recombination mediator RecR — protein sequence MYEGVVQDLIDELGRLPGIGPKSAQRIAFHLLQAEPTDVRRLADVLLEVKAKVRFCSVCFNVSEDEQCRICRDPRRDATVLCVVEEYKDVVAIERTREFRGRYHVLGGAISPIDGIGPDQLRIKELMPRLNDGVVTEVILATDPNLEGEATATYLTRLLSPMGLQVTRLASGLPVGGDLEYADEITLGRAFVGRRAAQ from the coding sequence TTGTACGAAGGTGTCGTCCAGGACCTGATCGACGAGCTCGGTCGGCTGCCGGGGATCGGTCCCAAGAGCGCCCAGCGGATCGCGTTCCACCTGCTGCAGGCCGAGCCGACCGACGTACGCCGCCTGGCCGACGTGCTCCTGGAGGTCAAGGCGAAGGTGCGGTTCTGCTCGGTGTGCTTCAACGTCTCCGAGGACGAGCAGTGCCGGATCTGCCGCGACCCGCGACGCGACGCGACGGTGCTGTGCGTCGTCGAGGAGTACAAGGACGTCGTCGCGATCGAGCGCACCCGTGAGTTCCGCGGCCGCTACCACGTGCTCGGCGGGGCGATCTCGCCGATCGACGGCATCGGGCCCGACCAGCTGCGCATCAAGGAGCTGATGCCGCGGCTCAACGACGGGGTGGTCACCGAGGTGATCCTGGCCACCGACCCCAACCTCGAGGGCGAGGCCACCGCGACCTACCTCACCCGCCTGCTGAGCCCGATGGGCCTGCAGGTGACGCGGCTGGCGAGTGGACTGCCGGTGGGCGGCGACCTGGAGTACGCCGACGAGATCACCCTGGGACGAGCATTCGTAGGAAGACGGGCAGCACAATGA
- a CDS encoding DUF5063 domain-containing protein: MSDTTMDDTEDFAQQIADSVESFLLALRAISREATSGQAISLLLLEISQVLLAGARLGAQQDFTPTADYQPDVGPEADLDAMRLRLAELLGNVDTYSFVFDPYVPDVVESQLSDDLTQIASDLENGLRHYRSGDIAEALWWWQFSYVASWGNLAGAALNALLSVVSHDRLDVDNDAEIEQIVAAEAVLDVDPV; this comes from the coding sequence ATGAGCGACACCACCATGGACGACACCGAGGACTTCGCCCAGCAGATCGCCGACAGCGTCGAGAGCTTTCTGCTCGCGCTGCGCGCCATCAGCCGCGAGGCCACCTCGGGCCAGGCGATCTCCCTGCTGCTCCTCGAGATCAGCCAGGTGCTGCTGGCCGGCGCCCGGCTGGGTGCGCAGCAGGACTTCACCCCGACGGCCGACTACCAGCCCGACGTCGGGCCCGAGGCCGACCTCGACGCCATGCGGTTGCGGCTGGCCGAGCTGCTCGGCAACGTCGACACCTACAGCTTCGTCTTCGACCCCTACGTCCCGGACGTCGTGGAGAGCCAGCTCTCCGACGATCTGACGCAGATCGCCAGCGACCTCGAGAACGGCCTGCGCCACTACCGCTCCGGCGACATCGCGGAGGCGCTGTGGTGGTGGCAGTTCTCCTACGTCGCCTCCTGGGGCAACCTCGCCGGGGCGGCGCTGAACGCGCTGCTGTCGGTGGTCTCGCACGACCGGCTCGACGTCGACAACGACGCGGAGATCGAGCAGATCGTGGCTGCCGAGGCGGTCTTGGACGTCGACCCGGTCTGA